The Macaca mulatta isolate MMU2019108-1 chromosome 18, T2T-MMU8v2.0, whole genome shotgun sequence genomic interval CATACAAGATCCTTAACATGACACATGGCTAGGGAGACCGGTCTCCTCTCCAGCTTCAGCTCTTGGCACTCCTGCCTGGCAGCCGACATCTGCACCACTGGACTGCTTATCTTCTGCATGGCGCATTTCTATGTGTTTGCTCCTCTATCACTTCCGCCTGAAATGCACTTCCCTCCACTCTCTGTCACCTACCTTCTCTGGAAGATTTAGTTCAGGCGCCTTCCTATCCAGGAAGCTTTTCCTAATCCTTAATGTCCTCCAATTAGGGTTATGATCCATCTGTTTAGTGCTCCCATCATCCCTAGGGATGAATAGCTCTATCCCTCTCATTAGACTTGGAGTTCCTCAAGGACAAGTACTTATCTCTTTCACTGGTGCTTGATAAGTGGCAGACGCTAGGTGAATGTTTGATGACTAAAGTGATAAGAAAAGCATACTTTGATGACTAAAGTGATAAGAAAAGCGTATTTGGGGGAACAATGAAATATCACGTAATCTATAAGAAGAATCAAATGATAGTTTTCTACCACTGGCACTTAATATAGATATTTTGTGGTCTATAAAACTCTCAGTAGTCACAATTAAGGGTGAGTCATAGCATTTCTAAATGTAACTTATACAATGATTTTCTAATGTGAATAGCCAAAATCACTTCATTTTACTTACTTGTAATTAGAAATCATTTTGTAGTATATGCCAGAGTGCtactaacaacaaaaaatatagcTTGCTTTTTTATAATATTGATCTCTAAGCAATACTTCTTATGTTTACTTGAAGGTATCACAAATAACAATGGTCTATTGATGGGGACTGTGTGCTGAGTATTGTGCTAAGTGCTTACactgttattttatttagatGTAGCATATTggatgtattaactcatttagagAAAAGGAATTTGAGGCTAACAGAAGTTAAATTACACATCAAAAATTACTGGAACTAGTAGGTAGCAGAACCTGGACATGAATGCAAATCTATCTGACTGCTTGTCTGTAAGCCAATGAAATATGTGAATCTTCCTGAAAACGTCATAACttcaatataatataattaataagtaattaaaaaaacccaaacagtTCTATCTAGAATGAGAATACATGGcatatttaaaatacatcttcaaaatcctttttttatatgactataataaaatttaaaagtgttgaaaaaaatgaaaagcattaaatgaaattattaaataatgttaAGAAGCCATAATCCTGATGCTCACTGACAGCCATATGTTGTTACTTAATCTGCCTTGATTCTGAGAAATTCAGAGAAATCCCAGCACCTCTCAAAGGACAAATATGGCAGCTCTTACCCTCACATCCTAAAGGTCTCCCTACAGACTTGGCATTTTCATTAATATGTTCCTTGAAAAGCCAGGTCTCAGGATAGAGGCAAGGAAATTATCTGCCTTTAAATTACACACTATGGAATCTTTGGTGGTTTATGGAACAGACTTGCTTGTTTGGAAATTAAGAACATAATCTCTAAGGTTCCTAATAATCCTGTGATTCTATAAACCTAAATGTTTTAGTTGAAAACCTAGAGTGTCATGGTCACTGAAGATCAAAAGGGACCAAAtttaagctgggcacagtggctcaagcctctaataccagagctttgggaggccgaggtaggaggactgattgagccctggagtctgaggctgcagtgagctgtgattgcaccacggcactccagcctgggtgacagagtaagaccctgtctttaaaaaaaaaaaaaaaaaaaaaagggagagacagaaaccAATTTTGAGCAGATATTTGATAAAGAAAACCAGAATTTTCAATCATGAAAAACTGAGGACATGGTCTCACTTTCGTATGTTAAGTCTGATAGTTCCTCACGCATGTTTTAAGAGACATTCAGGAATAAGCTGAAGAATCAGACATAAATGAGAGTGAAGAGCGGGCCAGTGAAGAGACCTTCAAACTTCGTATTCAGAGATCCCATGACTATGTTTCATTTCAGCTTAATTTAGCTTAATTCATTCAGCTTAATTCTTACAAAGAGAAGCAATTATATCTTCTATATTGTATTCTGGCATTTGCATCTTCCCCACTAACTGTTTCTTGGTTTACTTTTTGCTGCAACAGGTGGACCGGAAATAACATCCCTGTTTAGGTAAGAGAGACAGGGACAGTCCTTTGAGATTATGTTAACAGTGGGACTTAATTACTGAATATCAAGCGGCAAGATCAGTAGAGGCGGAAATTAATTTCCTGGCGGCTTATTTTCACCACCAATCTTAAGTGTGGCTATGAACTAAACAAACTTTATGCACCCGCCAAAAAacttggttttaaaaatgtgctttcaAGTAAGTTTGTGCTGGATTACATTTTGTAGCAGCGAAATAGTAAATGATAATTTTTGAAGCTATGAGAATCTTGGTAGAGCAAAGAGATGATTGGTTCATGTTAGCAGTGGGGTGTTTAGGTCAAAATGCAAAGATGATTGTAAACCAGGACCGTAAGTACGAAGCAATGCAATGTTTTCTCGGGCAACATTTTTATCCTATTTGAGAATTACTACCCCCCGCTGGGGAGTGACAGGTGCCATAGCAGAGAGGCAGACGGCGATGAGGACTGAGCTGGCCACGTCCCTCCTGCCTGCTTTCCTACCAGGAAAGGAGACTTTTCGTTTCCTTCAAACCACAGTGAATCAGTGCCCCTTGCAGAGGCCCAGGCAACCGCACAAGCAGGAATGCAGCTCTAACCCATGCTCTTCTCGCCATAGCTCAACACACGTGTGACTGCAGGGGCAGATGCGGTGTTTGCTGAACTTCTCTTGTCTGTCCATGATCGGATGGGGAAATGAGGAGAGTAAGAGGAAACATCCTTCCTTTTTATTAGACAGGGCTCAGAATTACTGTCAGCTTGAGTCCACATCCTGAACATTTTCAGCTATCTGCTCCAAGGCTAGGTCATCAATAAAGTGAACATTCACAGTATCCACACAGCAGTTTAAAAACTGGGTAATTTGATAAAAGAATTAAGTCCTCATGGGAAAAGTCTGAACCTTGTTGGTCTTCCTTACACAAATATGTGCAGTTTGGTGGTGCTTTCATTTGGAATTCTATATGAAGttagaggtagaaaatcttagtTTTCTCAATAACTCTGAGCCCTGAAGCTTCTGTTCTGATGGGAATATAGCAGAAGACCTAGAATTGAAAATGTCTAGAATTGAAAGTTCTCTGAATTAGCACTCagacttcatttttgttttatacatgATTAGACTAACCACcttcattttgtttcttagaTTAAATGTATCAAATCGAAGGCAGTGAAGTTTCTCTGTGATTTTCCTTCTGACAACAGTCACATGCACAGCAGAGAGCAAGAGCAAAGCTGTTGACAAAGGCAGAATTTCTAGGCAGAGCAGTTTGGGACTATTTATGACAGAGGTTAAGTGGCATTGCTTACCTCTGTGGTGTTACAGAGCAGTGCAGCATCAAAGAAAGGTTACCTCTTATTGAGAATATGCACTTTAATCACATAAAATATGCTATACATTACTTTTCAATGGTAGaaataacagttttaaaaattagttctaGGGTTGTGCTTTAGATTTCATGGAAAATTAACTTATGTATATCTCATATATTAATAAACACAGGTTAGTATTAGAGTAACATAGTCCATTTTGCAGGGGAAGGATCAAATAGGGAAGGATTTCCACAGAACAGAGGACAAGCAGGTGCACGTCTCACCTCCGTCTGTGGCACAGGCCATGCGGCAGTGTGCCTGCCACTGTCCTCACTTGACTCCAGCTGCCTCCTTTGCTTCTGAAGTTGTTGTCCTTGCCACGTCTAATATCAAACCCATCACCAAACAGTTGGTCCTGCGTGTGGCTGTCTTCTCCCCTCAGCAGCTCTGGGAAACTCTCCTGAGGGCAAAGCGTTGCCTCTTCTGGAAGATACCATCCACCCTGTAGACCCTGAGCCTGGTGTCCTCTGAAGCCCTACTGCTGTCCTCTGTCCCTTTCACCTTTCACCCCCTTCAGGTCACCCTCCAACTTAGCGGGGACTTACAATCAGAATGTGCTTCTCCTTTAAGCTGATTCTTagctattaaaaatgaatgaacttgcAAATTATGTTTCTTTCATTCCTACTGGGGTTGCCAGTCTACCATAGCTGGCGTCTTGGCTGGTGGGAGGCTGACACTTCCCAGCGACCGGGTCTGCTTTCACAGGCGTCTGCAGAAGGAGGTGGTCTCGCTTCCCTCCGGTCTTCGGCTCGGGGCTCTAATAACAGCACTGTCGCTTGAAgtcttgttttggttttggttttcccCATAGTCCAAAAGCATggggaaaatacacacacacacacacacacacactctctctctctttcttaaaatACACATTGGGGCTCTTTCCTTGTACTTCTACATTTGAACAAACACACGTCGTTTGGTTATAGCTTCTTCAAATAGTGGCAATTTTCATCTGGCCCTTATGTATTCCCACATAGGAActaaatggattaaattttcatttcttcctttgaaaTGTAGGCTCATAAAGCATGAGGAAATGTAACAGGAAAGGGTTTTAAGGCCAGCGGGATGCTGAGTGACAAAGAAGACTAACAGAGAAGGTTCATTTGTTATTGGAAACTCGAAGCTGGTTACTTGACATTTATAGTTTATACTCAGCCCACTTTCAGAAACTGAGGTGGCTTCACTACATCAGGCTaacagggagaaggaggaaggcgGAGACTCCACATGGCTGTGGGAGACAGACAAATCCAGCTGCAGCAATGTATTCCTCCCAATGTATTACTGACTTACAAAGACCCTGCAGCTTCTGCCTGGAGTTGCATGCCCAGGTACTTTAGCTTCTGGAAATTGGCTGCAATGGCCTCCACCCCAGAGCTGGCGTGCTAGATGTCCACAGGAAAGCAAGactttgccgggcgcggtggctcaagcctgtaatcccagcactttgggaggccgagacgggcggatcacgaggtcaggagatcgagaccatcctggctgacacagtgaaacctcgtctctactaaaaaaatacaaaaaactatccgggcgaggtggtgggcgcctgtagtcccagctactcgggaggctgaggcaggagaatggtctaaacccgggaggcggagcttgcagtgagctgagatccggccactgcaccccagcctgggcgacagagcaagactctgtctcaaaaaaaaaaaaaaaaaaaaaaaggaaagcaagccTTTGCCTTAGCCCAAAGCCCTTGAGTTTTTGTTGCCgtttttattaggttggtgcaaaagtaattgcaatttttgGTCATTGAAAGTAACGGCAAAAACcttaattacttttgcaccaacctaatactttgTATTCTATCCTTCTTGTACTACATTGTTTTATCTCTCCAGTTACAAAGTTAAAAAGTCGCCCCTACAGTAAGACTGTTCACCTAGAACCTAGCTATCAGAAGCACTAGCTGGTGGGATCATCCTTGCATCCATTAGGGAAGGAAGGCCAGTCAGGAGAGCTGGCATTTGTTGGAATGTTACATTATTCTGTCACTTGGCAACGTTATTCCCATGGATTCTAAACTCAGGGATCAGTCCTGCTAGCAGTACTGCTGCAGAAGACCATCTTTGTGAACGCGTCCCTGAGCTCTGGGCTCCGGAAGGCGTATATGAAGGGGTCAATGACGGCATTGCACATGATCAACATGCCGTTCACCTGGAAGAGGGACATGTAGCAGGCGCAGTAGGGGTTACTTGGGCAGAATGTCATTAAGAGGACATGAAGGACAAAGGGGGCCCAGCAGAAGATGAAGACCCCGAGCAGGATGGTCAGTGTGATGGCCCCTTTCATGTTGGTTCTGGGGAGGGTGGAGATCTTCCTGGTGTGGGAGCGAGCCAGCAGGAACATGTGCACGTAGAGGCACAGGATGAAGACCAGCATCAGCGGGAACAGCGACGTGAAGGTGATCACTGTGGGCACATGATGGGAGAAGATCACCATGGTGATGCCACTCGCCGTGCAGAACGTCCAGATGACCGCAAGCACCACCACAGTGCGGCGCATGGTCACGATGCTGTGGTACCGCAGTGCGTGGAAGATGGTGATGTAGCGGTCGGCGGCAATCACAGACAGGCTGAAGATGGACCCGAGCAGGGAGAGGACAAACAGGGAGTCGATGATGTCATCAGCTGTGGTTTCGAAACTGCCACGCGGCTTGAGATAGCCCATGTTTCTCAATATGATCAGGATATTTTCCAAGATCTTATATAGGCTGCCCAGCATATCAGATATGGCCAAGCTACAGATGAAAAAGTACATGGGTGCCTGGAGATTCTTATTCTTGAACACAGCCAGCAGGACGATCAGATTCTCCAAAACTCCAACAATGGAAATTGTGAAGAATATCTCTTCCGGCAAAACCACACGAGGACAGTCGGAATTATTTCTTGCTGTGTCATTGAAGTTTTCATACGAGTTGATAATGTGCTTCATTGCTCCTGCTTGTGGTTAAGGCAGTGATGTTACTTGGACTTGACTTCATGGAAAACTTGATTGATTCTTCAGGATCTTTTCTTCCTTGTAGCACTTGCTGGAGATCTAAGTTAAAATCTCCAAATCACCTAAAAGAGGGTACACAGAAATATTAGTTGCAAAGTacactagaaaataaaaaccagccACAGTCGCTTAAGGAAACTCTATTCCCTccataaaatacaaagaaatcagtatattagAAAGAGcctgcacacgtatgtttattgcagcactagtgacaatagcaaagatatggaatcaaccaaagtgttcatcaatgggtgaatggataaagaaaatgtggttcatatacaccagctataaaaaaaaataaggtcatgtcttttgcagcaacatggatggaaatggaggtcattatcaaagtgaaataactcagaaacagaaagtcaaatactgcatgttctcacttatctgtgggagctaaataatgcaTACACGTGGATGTAGAGTGTggaatggacattggagactcggaagggtgggagggggtagGTGATGAGAAATTACCTCATGGGTAGCATGTATGTTATTCAGATGATGGACACACTAAAAGCTCAGGCTTCACCACTACacagtatatccatgtaacaaaatggCACTTTTGTACCccttacatttataaaaatatatatataaagtgttgTAATTTAGGTAAAATAGTATACTGGGCCCTCATCTTAAGCACTTTGTGAGAAACAGCATTAGTGGAATTTTGAGCCGAGAGATGACAGCAAAGATTATTCTTTGCCGGGCCACTTTCCCCCCATCCTTCTTGTGAACACACGTGGATGTGGGATGAACAGATGAATAGCAATGGTGCCCTTGATGAGCAAAGAGGTAAAGCAAGGAAAGGTCCACGTGGGAACTGGAGAGCCCACAGCTGCCTTCTCCGACGGGGAGGCGGTGACCGGGCTCGGCGGACTCAGGAGATGTTTAGGTCCATTCCTTCTCACTGCTCCTCTCCCTGGGTCACTGCCTGACCCCACAGCCTGTGGGATAATGGCAAAGGTGCCCATGTATCATTCCCACAGATGACTATGGAATGCACATCAGCACTTGTGTTTCAAAGGGGGAGCTCCTGGACTGGCATTTCTGGAGACTTATTTTTGGTGTCTCTGGGGGGAAGGTGGACTGGGCAGTGCAGCAGTGGGGAAAGCCAGCACCACGTGGCGAGGAAAAGACACTTCCCGGGCAGGACAGATTTGAGAGCACAACCTGTGATCCGAAGTCCACGGGGAGCCCCTCACAGCCTCACTCTACCGACTCATCTGGAAAGAAACCAATTCCCTTGGAAAGGATTGGGTCAGAGGTCAAGTGTTCAGAAGGAGGTTTGTGGGTTTGGTGGACGCAGAAGGAAGGGTTGACAGGGTGTGGCTGCTGCTAGGGTTCTGCCTGGAATGGCCAATTTACCCCGTTTGCCTGAAACATGGGCAGGGTTTAAAACCTGGAAGTCCTGCATCCCAGGAACCACCTCAGTCCCAGGCAGACAGGGATGAGTCACCTTCGTGCCTCCTGCCCAGGCCCGGAGAAGCCTGTGTGCTGTGTCCCATCTGCTGGGGAAGCCTCGGGGATGGGAGGGGAAGCctggggatgggaggggaagCCTCGAGGATGGGAGGGGGAGCCTGGGGATGGGAGGGGGAGCCTGGGGATGGGAGGGGGAGCCTGGGGATGGGAGGGGGAGCctggggatgggaggggaagCCTCGAGGATGGGAGGGGGAGCCTGGGGATGGGAGGGGGAGCCTGGGGATGGGAGGGGGAGcctgggggatgggagggggagcctgggggatgggaggggaagCCTCGGGGATGGGAGGGGGAGCCTGGGGATGGGAGGGGCCTGTGGTGGTTGATGTTCATGTATCAGCCTGACAGAGCTTCAGGATACCAGGTATGTCGTGAGATAGTGTTCCGGGTGTGTCTGAGGGTGTTTCTGGGTGAGGTGCACATCGTGAGATAGTGTTCCGGGTGTGTCTGCGGGTGTTTCTGGGTGAGGCGCACATCGTGAGATAGTGTTCCGGGTGTGTCTGCGGGTGTTTCTGGGTGAGATGCACATCGTGAGATAGTGTTCCGGGTGTGTCTGCGGGTGTTTCTGGGTGAGGCGCACATCGTGAGATAGTGTTCCGGGTGTGTCTGCGGGTGTTTCTGGGTGAGGTGCACATCGTGAGATAGTGTTCCGGGTGTGTCTGCGGGTGTTTCTGGGTGAGACGCACATCGTGAGATAGTGTTCCGGGTGTGTCTGCGGGTGTTTCTGGGTGAGACGCACATCGTGAGATAGTGTTCCGGGTGTGTCTGCGGGTGTTTCTGGGTGAGGTGCACATCGTGAGATAGTGTTCCGGGTGTGTCTGCGGGTGTTTCTGGGTGAGGTGCACATCGTGAGATAGTGTTCCGGGTGTGTCTGAGGGTGTTTCTGGGTGAGACGCACATCGTGAGATAGTGTTCCGGGTGTGTCTGAGGGTGTTTCTGGGTGAGGTGCACATCGTGAGATAGTGTTCTGGGTGTGTCTGAGGGTGTTTCTGGGTGAGACGCACATCGTGAGATAGTGTTCCGGGTGTGTCTGCGGGTGTTTCTGGGTGAGGTGCACATCGTGAGATAGTGTTCCGGGTGTGTCTGAGGGTGTTTCTGGGTGAGACGCACATGGTGAGATAGTGTTCCGGGTGTGTCTGCGGGTGTTTCTGGGTGAGATGCACATCGTGAGATAGTGTTCTGGGTGTGTCTGAGGGTGTTTCTGGGTGAGACGCACATCGTGAGATAGTGTTCCGGGTGTGTCTGAGGGTGTTTCTGGGTGAGACGCACATCGTGAGATAGTGTTCCGGGTGTGTCTGCGGGTGTTTCTGGGTGAGATGCACATCGTGAGATAGTGTTCCGGATGTGTCTGCGGGTGTTTCTGGGTGAGGTGCACATCGTGAGATAGTGTTCCGGGTGTGTCTGAGGGTGTTTCTGGGTGAGACGCACATCGTGAGATAGTGTTCCGGGTGTGTCTGCGGGTGTTTCTGGGTGAGGTGCACATCGTGAGATAGTGTTCCGGGTGTGTCTGAGGGTGTTTCTGGGTGAGACGCACATCGTGAGATAGTGTTCCGGGTGTGTCTGCGGGTGTTTCTGGGTGAGGTGCACATCGTGAGATAGTGTTCCGGGTGTGTCTGAGGGTGTTTCTGGGTGAGACGCACATTTGAACAGGTGACTGAGTAAAGCAGAGGCCCTCCGGGATGTGGGTGGGCCTTGACCAATCAGCAGAAGGCCTGAGGAGAACAGAACTGCTCCTCGAGAACTAGGGGGctcctcctgcctgactgcctgaTGGAGACACTGGCCTTTTCCTGCCTTCGGACTAGCACAGAAGCGTGAGCTCCTCTTAGGTCTCATGTCTGTTGGCTTTCAGACCAGAACACACCATCTGctcccctgggtctccagcttgctgggTGTAGAGCTCGGGACTGCGCACCCGTATAACTGTGTgtgccaattccttataataaatctctttatgtCTCTACCCATCTCCTgttgtttcttttcctctgcaGAATCCTGGTTAATACAGGGCCCAACACCTGTGGCCAGCATGGGCCATGTATGGAGACTCTGCTGGGACAGATACCCCCCATCTCATGAGTCCATTAAATGTAATCAGAATTAGTATATATTTCCAATTTCAGATGCATTTGATGGTAAaattcataaaaaaaaagaaatattgaacgtggttgtaatttttttttagaaacaggtgGTTTAGGAACCCAGCTTCAGTTGCTGTGCATTGCTGACCTGCAGCTGCCAATCCTACAAATCCATGGGGAACCCTGAATTTGGACAGACATACAGTGTGCCCATGGAGTCCCTTCAAAAGGCCACCAATCAAGCATTGCTGCTGCACATTTGTGGATGCTGCCAAGCTGGTGGTGGGGGCTGCAGGTGGTGTGTGGCCCCATTCTTGGTTGAACGGACAGTGACATGAATTGGTGGCCTTTATGAGTGCTCAGCATGCACTGGGCACTGCCTAATACTCCACATGCATTCAATCACTCAACCTCCAGAGGAAGCTACCCCGCAGAGGTTGGGCAACTGCCTAAACCACAGTCTGGAGAGGACACAGCAGGGCCCGCCTTGTGACCACCGTGTCACACCCCTTTCACACGTGGCAAGGGTGATAACAACAGATGCAAGAGACCAGACACAGCACCCCCTACTCCAACGCAAACTGCAATAAAATTGACACCAGTCATTTTCCTCTCGACTTGGCCTTTCTCAATGCCAAGTAGGATTTGTAAATTCTGCTGTGTGGTTATGCCCCTATTTTTCCTGCTTGGAGACTGCCCATAGAACACACTAAATGACAACTAGAAGAAGCCAAACTCACTCCTTTTAAACTTCACAAGGGCCCCCTGTGAGGTGGCATCAATGACCCAAATACTTCAACAATGTCTTTGTCTTAAAGAACTTGGATGGGGGTCTGCACGTGCCATGTGTCTGGCTCTCACTCATTCAAAGCTGTCTGCTGTCCTCTCCCATTTGCTCTTTTGTGTCTTGATTTCTTCACTGCACACAACACAGGTCTAGAGTCCTTCCAGGGTTTGTGGTTTGCTCGGCAATAAATGTCCACCCTTCAATTCCACGCTGCTTTCCTCTGTCCGTACCCTATTGaaacttgtctcaaactcctgggctcaagccatcctcccactttagcttcccaaggcactggggattacagatatgaaccATCCCACCTGTCAGAGTGATCTTtaaatctcattctttcttatgttaTTGGAACCTCTGGAGTTAACTCCTGGCCTGAAGACCAAGCTCCATCACCTTGAGCTCGCAGTAAACAAGATCTTAGAAGGCTCTAACTCTGCGGTCCTCCCCAGAGGACCCCATGGGGTGGtgaatgagaaaggagaaaagaggcaAGTTTTTCATAGCTTTAGAATCTGTACCCAGAAAGAAACTTGGTTGAGTCACTTGCCTGAAGGCGTAGGTCTTGGCAGGCAGAGCAGACAATTGGGGCAGTTACAATTGTTCAAGGGACTACAAGGAAAAGCGAAACCGACTTTTGTTTTTTGGCTGGGAGGGGCACACAAGTCATCAGAGTTAACAGCATCACAGGGCACAAGAACGTGGCCCCAGATACTCAAATGCGGCCCCAAATGTGGCTCACTCTGTTAGATGCTCTTTGGAAAGTCCAGGGAGCATGGGCAACTCTAAAGTGAGATTTTTATATCAATTACCATCTTtgaccaaaaaaaataaaaatataatttttatattttttaaagtctccaaAGGTAAGGAGAAGGCTCTATTATGTGTTAAATTCTCGTTATGTGCCAGCTGGTCCTGCATCCTGTGCTGTGCCTGGTGGGTCTCATTTTAATCCTCTTGATGACAACATGAGGGAGTCCTATTCTCTCTGACTCACCCCTGAGGAGTCGAGGCCGAGAGACCAGCAGACCGGTCTAAAGTCCCATAGGCTTTGCGTTGCGCAGCTGGGATTTAAATCAAGACCTGTTTGGCTCCAAAAATGATTAATCTTAGCATTTCCATGAATAGTCATTTGATAAGAAAGTTTTAATGGCTTtagtaaaaatgaatacaaaataacTTAACAATCTTAAACCTCTGTATCTGACCAAATCAGGATGGTTCTCCTGACTCTCTCTGAGATTTTTAACGAGATTCAGGGAACAGAAAGACCCGCAGTCTCCACCTGTGGTTTAGGAAGGGCGTTAGTGCTGCAGACAGCCTTTGAGCAGCAGCGTCCTGGGGCCCACGGGCTGTGTTTTGGGTTCCGTGGATCTTGCTGAAGACAAGTGAGCAGCACGGTGCCGCCTTCCTCTGGGCTGCTGGGCGTTTCTTCAGTTGCTCTTCTGGAGAAGAGCTGGGGAAGGAGGACTGAGTGACTGAGTGACGTTTACCAGAGGCGTTCAGGCTTTTCTAGAGGGcagtcctgtcacccaggctttagAGAGAGCCAGCGGAGGGCCGTGCTCCTGAGCTCTGGGTTCTGGGGGTGGGAACCGTCACGCAGCTGGGGCTGACCTGCCCGTGTCG includes:
- the MC2R gene encoding adrenocorticotropic hormone receptor: MKHIINSYENFNDTARNNSDCPRVVLPEEIFFTISIVGVLENLIVLLAVFKNKNLQAPMYFFICSLAISDMLGSLYKILENILIILRNMGYLKPRGSFETTADDIIDSLFVLSLLGSIFSLSVIAADRYITIFHALRYHSIVTMRRTVVVLAVIWTFCTASGITMVIFSHHVPTVITFTSLFPLMLVFILCLYVHMFLLARSHTRKISTLPRTNMKGAITLTILLGVFIFCWAPFVLHVLLMTFCPSNPYCACYMSLFQVNGMLIMCNAVIDPFIYAFRSPELRDAFTKMVFCSSTASRTDP